Genomic segment of Streptosporangium sp. NBC_01755:
CGCATCTCGGCGCCGAACCGCACGCGGGGGGATCCAGGGTCGAGAGACGGCGCACTGTCCATCGTATTTCCTCTCGAATTGGAAAAAACGGACTTAATGTCCAGCCGGTGATATCGAATCCAGCCCGGGCAGACCAACGGCTGTCATCATCCGCTCTAGCCTGGATTGCCGATCCGGTAGCAGGTCAACTACCGGTAAGGCAGTCTAGGCACAGAAATCCTGCTCGCGAAAGTGTTGTCAAGAAAGCGGTAAACCACTTTCTTGGCCGGAGACGAATCGGGTCGGACATGAATTAGATAGTCCTCTTTCGGTCTCCCATCGCGAGCACCGGAAAGTATTCGAAAGGTGAGACTATGACGATGAGCGAGCCGCTGGCCGAACGGATCACGGCTCTGAACCGCGAGGACATGCCCCTGCCCTGGCTGATGACAGCGGTCGGCGTGACCTGGCAACTCCCCTTGGCTGACAAACGAGTATGGGAGGGGTGTAGCGAAAGCGGGCCGGGTGGGTAAGGATTGATAGGTCCCGGCGTCAACCCCTCCGGAGGTACTGAATGCGCGTCGCCCGGTTGCTGGCCGTCAGCTTGGCGCTGGTGATGCTGACCTCGGGATGCACTTCCGAGCCCTCCCTGGGAGAAGCGGCGGCGGAGCTACAAAAGGACACCCAGCAGCTAGAGACCAACAGCATCTTCAAGAATCCGCTCAAGAAGCTGCGCATCCTACAGCGCCCGGACAAGGACATCCGCTGTGGCAAGGACAAGTTCAAACGAGCGCTGCGAGCCACGGCCGATTACGAACGTGTCGACGAATCATTGGATGTTCACCTGGATCAAGCTCAAACGCTAATGGAAAACACCATTGCCCAGGTTCTCGGTTATAAACTGGAGTTCGACTTCAGTCAGACGGAGACCAAGGAGGGGCGGTTCATCTACGGTACGAAGATAGACCCAGATGTAAAGGTGACCGTATATGTAGCTCCCGAGGCCCCCACCTGGCGGCTGCATGCGATGACAGCTTGTCTACCGCGGTGACGAAGCCAGCTTAGTCCCAGATTTTTATCTCTTCCCTGGATCGCTCGTTGGCCTGGAAAGTTGAGGCATCCTCGGCCTTATCGTCGAATTTTCTATTGCTGTCCATCCAGCGCTCGTAGGGTGTCAGCTTCTCCTTCAACACCTGTTCCCATTCCTTGTTGGCGCCGGCTTCTTTCTTTGCTTCAGCCACGAGTTCGTCATAGGTTTTGAGTTTTCCGGTGTTCGTGTTCATGGCTTCGGTGGGTGGGTTACTCGCCGGGTATTCGGCCTCGTGAAGGAGACGAGCCATATCGTATTTCAAGCGCAGAACGAAGTCTGCCCGAGCTCCGGTGGCCTGCTCTACCCGTGTCTCGATGTCGTCAGCCACACCATCGAGGAAGTTGCTGACACCATGGGCCTTGAGTAACTCCCACCCCGCTATGACCCCCCTACCCATGGGGGAAATCCCGTCGATCCCGAAGGAGACGGTGTTTTTGACGATGTTAACGACTATTTCGTTGATGGCGTCCTGCTCCCCGCGCACGTCTAGCGTCGCCTTGAACTCCATGCCACCAAGGTCGCCGAATGCCCTAGCTGTTCTCTCGAAATGTCGGGTCCCGTCGTGTGCGTCCAAGTTGGCTGCTGCCGTCAACATGTCATGACGGAACTGTGCTGCCGTCGCGTCGAAGTCGCCGGTGAGCTGTTTGTCTCCGACGAAGGTCTTCAGGAAGCGAAAGGTGTCGCCCGGACTGAGGTAGAACGCGGGGGTCACGGGAGGAAGGTGAACCCAGTTCTCCGGGACTCCCATTCCGGAATCGCGGTAGACGGCCTTGTCGAAGCGGGCGCCCGAGGCCATTTCGTGGATGTACGACTTCGCGATCACGCTCATGGAGTCCCAGGCGACCTTGGGCAGGTCGCTGCCCAAGGAGCCCGCGGCCTTTATCGCGTCCAGGGCGAAGGCCGCGGCCTCCGGGCTGTGTTGTCCGGCCTTCTCGGTCGTGGCCTCGCTGCCCGCCTCCATCGCCCGGCCGAGGGCATCGGCCACCTCGTCCCCGGTGCCCGTGCTCTTGGCACGGTCGAGGAACAGCTTCATCTTGTCGACCTGGCTGAGCTTGACGTCGGCCCCGCCCATCTTGGCGAAGGCGTCTCGCACGGCCGCGCCGTCTCCGGCGAGCACCTCCAGCCCCATGGCGACCAGGTCTTCGGGCAGGTCATACGCCTCCGTCTCAGCAGGCCCGCCGGCGCGCCAGTCTTGCCGGGGCTTCTTCGCGAACTCGTCCAGGACCAGCGCGCGGGCCGCCGCGCTGCGGACGGACGAGGGGGCCTTGGCACCGCTGAGCAGCGCAAGCCGGTTCCAGGCGGCGACCTTGCTGCCAGCCGGTTTCACCAGGTCGGCTCTGACCTTGGCGAAGGCCGGGACGAGGGTGGGGGCGTTCAGAGCCGCGCCGAGGGCCTTGCTGAAGGCGGCCAGGTCCTGCTTGGCGGTTTTGCTGCCGGTGACCGCGATGAGATTGGGCAGGCTGTCCCGGACCTTGGGGGACAGCAGGGCGAAGAAGGCGGCGGCGGCCTGGGGGTTGTCGGCGAGTTTGGCGACCTCGTCGATGTGCTCGTGGATGAGCTTGGCCTGCGACTCGCCGTGGAAGTTCACCAGGATGTCCTCGCCGTACATCCTGGCCAGGCCCTGGGCGATATCAAAGTCCTTCAGCTCGTCGGGGAGCCGGATGAGCCCCTGTCCGCCCGCCGCCATCGAGGCCGCGCCCCCCGACCCGCCCACGCCGCCAGTTCCCCCCGCCCCGCCCAGCTCCGGGGCGCCGTTGCCCAGGGTTTTGATCAGGTCGATCCGGCCGTGCAGCATGGAGACCTGCCTCCCGCCCCAATCGGCGATGTCGGTGATCTCCCGGAGCACGGGGGTGCTGATCCCGTGTCGGCCGAGCTTTTCCTCGAACTCCCTGCTGAACGCGGTCAGCCGGTCGGCGGCGCCGCGCAGGGAGGTGGCGAGCTGACCCATCTGTTCGGGGTCGATGCCGCAGAACTCGGCGGTCGGTGCCATGGAACGTTCCCCCTCATGGTCATGACGGTCACGTGCGTCCGGCCATCTCCCGGCGCATGGCGTTCGCCTCTGCCTCGGTCACCAGCGGGGGAGAGCGGCGCAGCTCCTCCTCGACCGCATCCACCACGCGCTGGGCGAGCCGTCCGAGCCGTTGATGCCGGTCTTCCAGCTCGGTGGTCCAGGTGGTGGCCGTCGGCCCCGTCCACACCTGTCCCGACCGCATCGCCGAGGAGGCGCGCTGGTATGCCTGCCGCACCTCATGAGCCCTGTCTTCGGCTTCGACGAGCAATTGCCTCAGCCGTTCGTGCCGGGGACTGGGCACCATCCGCTCGGCCACGCCACCCCCGTCCTTTTCATGACCCCGTGATGAAGGAAAAAAGTCGCATACCAGAGTAGGTATTGATCGTCTAAATCGGCAAGTCCGGTACCCGGCCGGCATCGCGCTTCCGCCGGTGGGGCCGTGACCACCCGAGCGGGCGAAACCGATATTTCGGTCATTCCCTCTCGTGCCGGAGCGACTACTCCCCCCAACACCATCGGAGTAACGGATGACGCTGTTCGAAAAGCACATCGACGCGATAGAAATCGCCGTCAAGACCGCGTACTGGATGTGTTTCGTCGCCGGTTTCGCGCTGCTCTTCGCCGGTCACGTGACCGTGCTCATGGCCATCGCGATCGGCGTCATGTGGCTGTCCCGCATCACCCTGCATCACATCTGGGCGACCCGGACGCGCTGGGACGATGCGACCGCCGAAGAGCTGGAACTACGGCGTGAGCAGCGGCACGCGTACCGTGAACGAGAGCTGCGCCTCCAGATCCGGCGCCTCCAGCAGCCGGAGGACCGTGGCGGCGGCCCGTGAGTCCTGCCGCTCGCCTTCCGGGGAGCGCCTGTGGAATGTCATGGTCTGCCCCTACAGTGATCGGCATGAGCGGTGAGACGGTGCTCGCACGTCCCGACGAGGCCCGGATCCGGGATGAACTGGAGAGGCTGGTCGTCCGCGATCTCCACGGCCCCTTCGACGACGAGGAGGAGGAGTTCGCAGAGCGCCCGATGGATCGTTACATCCTGGGCAGGCTCGCCCCGGACGGTGAGCTGATCGAGCCGGATCTGATGGACGACGCCGCCGACACCGGCGGTGCCGATGTGGGTGAGGACGAGGCCGAGCCGTCCGTGCTGACCACCGCCAGCCTGATGCCCTCCGCCCTGGGCTGCACCGTTTTCGTGGACGGCGACGTGACCGAGCTGAAGGTGACCGGTCACTGGGCACGTTACCAGCGGGTCGAGGGCCTCGACAGCGTCAGGGGTGATCGGGTGTGGTGCCGGGTGCCCGATTCGGGGAGCGTGCGGCTGGCACTCAGGGAGGGGCGGCTCGATCCGGAGCGCATGTCCTCCGACGAGCACGTGGTGGTCCGTGGCCGGGCGCGCCGTCATGACGGCGGCTGGCTGGTCTCGGTCTTTCTGGTCAACACCACGCCCCGGCCGCAGCGGCTGGAGGGGGCGGCCTGGCTGTTCCAGGCGCGCATCGGCGTCACCGCCGTGGACGGCGGGCCGATCTTCCGGGCCCGGCCGGACACGTCCGGCGGCGGTGACGAGATCGACCGCGTCGAGCAACGGCGGCTGGCCATGGCCTACCGGTTCCATCCGGAGTTCGCCGTCGGCCACGGGGTGGGGGTGACGGCGCGGCAGGCACCGGACGACCCGACGCGGGCGGTCCGGATCGAGACGCGGGCCGTGCCGACCTATGAGATCCCGTACACCGACGTGCCCGATCCGGACGGAGATCCGGAGTCGGCCGATCTGGTGCTGGACATGGAGGTGCTCCGAAGCCTGCCGGTGGACGCGCTGCGCAGGGGGTTGTCGCCGCTGGTCACCGGATATCGGGCCTGGATCGCCCGGCAGGAGAGGCGCCTCTCCGATTCCGGCGAGGGGCTCGTGAGGTACGGGAGGGCGCCGAGCGAGGTGCTGGCCACGGCACGCAGGGCGGCCGACCGGATCGAGGCAGGGATCGACCTGCTCACCGGTGACGAGAACGTACGCGACGAGAACGCGCTCCGGGCATTCCGCTTCGCCAACGAGGCGATGTACCTGCAGCGGGTGCACACACTGGCGGCGGCCGTGCGGCGGAAGACCCCCGATCGGACACTCGACGAGGCGCTGGAGGAGGTCCGCGTCCCGAAGAACCACCGCTGGCGCCCGTTCCAGCTGGCGTTCATCCTGCTGAACCTGCCCGCGCTGGCCGACCCGGGGCATGCCGAGCGCGGTGCCGACGAGAGGGACGGCGACGCCGTGGCGGACCTGCTCTGGTTCCCCACCGGTGGCGGCAAGACCGAGGCATATCTCGGTCTGACCGCGTTCACGCTGGCGATTCGCAGGCTCAGCCCGGCACTCGGTGGCTACGATCCGTCGGCGGGCGTGGCGGTGCTGATGCGCTACACGCTGCGGCTGCTCACCATCCAGCAGTTCCAGCGCGCCACCGCGCTGATCTGCGCGTGCGAGCACCTGCGCCGCGGCGACGAGACGACGTGGGGCACGACGCCGTTCCGGATCGGGCTCTGGGTCGGCGCGCGGGTGACGCCCAACAGGACCGACGACGCGGGCGACTGGCTGAAGCAACTCCGCAAGGCGGGAAGGCGGGGGTTCGTACGGGCCACCGGTTCGCCGCACCAGCTCACCGGTTGCCCGTGGTGCGGTGAGGTCCTGGAGGCGGGCGTCAACATCGTGGTCGACCCGGCCCGGCGCCGGACCCAGGTCTTCTGCCCCAACCTCTACTGCGAGTTCAGCAACCTCGTCGACCCCGAGGGCATCCCGATCGTCTTGGTGGACGAGGAGATCTACCGGCTGCTGCCCAGCCTCATCATCGCGACGGTGGACAAGTTCGCCCAGCTCCCGTGGCGCGGTGAGACCCAGGCGCTGTTCGGCGGAGTCGGGCAGCGGTGCGAGCGGCACGGATACGTGACGGAGGACACCAGGTCCAACGACTGGGAGTTGTCATCGGCGTCCGCCCGGCATCCCGCCAAGGGAGCCCTGCCGTCCGCGCGGATCGTCGACGTGTCGCGGCTCCGGCCGCCGGACCTGATCATCCAGGACGAGCTGCACCTGATCTCCGGCCCGCTGGGGTCCCTGGCCGGTCTGTACGAGACAGCGGTCGACCGGCTCGCCACCTGGGAGCTGCCCGGCGGCAGGCGGGTCCGGCCCAAGGTCGTCGCCTCGACCGCGACCGTACGGCGGGCACAGCAGCAGATCGGGGCGCTCTTCGACCGGCGTACCGAGGTCTTCCCGCCCCCGGGGTTGGACATCGGTGACAACTTCTTCTCCCGGCAGCGCCCGGTGGATCCGGCGGAACCCGGTCACCGGCCCGGCCGCCGCTACGTCGGCATCTGCGCACACGGCGTCCGCAACAAGTCGGTGCTGATCCGGGTGTACGTCGCGGTGCTCGGCGCGGCCCAGACCCTGCACGACAGGTACGGGCGCAACCGGGTCACCGATCCCTACATGACCCTGGTCGGCTACTTCAACAGCCTGCGCGACCTGGGCGCGATGCGCCGGATGGTGGAGGACGACGTCTCCACCCGCCTGTCCCGGGCGGAGGATCGCGGGTTCTCCCGTCGCTGGGATCCGGTCGTCAAGGAGCTGACCTCCCGGTTGTCCTCCTCGGACATCCCGGTCGTGCTCGACCACCTGGAGCAGGCGTTCACCGACGACCGCGAGGAGCGCAGGCGCCGCCCGATCGACATCCTGCTCGCCACCAACATGATCGCTGTCGGTGTCGACGTGTCCCGCCTCGGCGTGATGGTCGTCTCCAACCAGCCGAAGTCCGCCGCCGAGTACATCCAGGCCACCAGCCGGGTCGGGCGTGCCGCGCCGGGCCTGGTGTTCACGGTCTACAACTGGGCTCGGCCACGCGATCTGTCGCACTACGAGACGTTCGAGCATTTCCACGCCACCATCTACCGGCATGTGGAGGCGCTGTCGGTGACCCCGTTCGCCGATCGCGCGGTCGACCGAGGGCTGACCGGGGTGCTGGTGTCCCTGGTGCGGAACCTGGGATTCACCTACAACGGCAACCTGCGCGCGGGACAGTTCGACCGGGCCGGTGAGCTGGCCGACCATGTGGTGCGGTTCCTCAAGCGCCGGGCCCGGGAGGTCACCGCCGACAACCGGGTGGGCGTCGAGGTCGAACGCCACCTGGACGCCCGGCTCGACCAGTGGCACAACGAACGGCGGGTGCCGGGACGGCGGCTGGCCTACAACAAACGGGCGCCCGGAACGCCGGGGGACGCCGCGGGGCTGCTGCGCCGCCCGGAGGACGGCAGCTGGCTGCCGATGACCTGCCCGACCTCGCTACGCGACGTCGAGCCGGGGGTACGCCTGCTCCTGCTGCCCGAGGACGACAATCTCGCCATCACCCAGGAACCGCCGTTCGTCGCCGGAGGGAGCGCGTCATGACCGAGTCGAGTCTGCGGGTCGGCGAGTTGCGCCCCAACCAGCTCCTGCACACCTACGGTGTGGGGGCGGTCGCCGACATGCCCAACCTGTCGGTGATGGTGTGCGGGCTGGACGAGTGGGATCCGGCCAAGACCCGGGTCGTCCCGGAGGAGCGGCTGCTCGCGGCGGTGCGGGCGAAGCTGCGGGCACCGGTGGAGGCGCTGCGTACCCCTCCCTACGTCCCCGAGTCGGCCGACCCCTTCGGTGAGTGGACCCGGGTGGGTGTGCCGGTGACCCTGTTCCCGCGCTGGCTGCGCTGCACCAACCCCAAATGCGGGCTGCTGGCTCCGGTGGAGACCGGCCTGTTCGAGCTTCTCCCGCACGCGTTCTCCCCGGACCGGATCCGCTACGTGCACGGCTGCCGGGGCAACGGAGGCGGCCGGCCCACCGCGGTGCCGGCCCGGTTCGTCCTCGCCTGCGGCAACGGGCACCTTGACGACTTCCCCTGGTTGTTCTTCGCCCACCAGGGGGTCGTCCCCGAGTTCGGCGGGCACACCCTCACCCTTGAGGAACGGAGCACCACAGGTGACGCGGCGAGCCTGTGGGTCCGGTGCTCGTGCGGTGTCCAGCCTCGGTCGATGGCGCAGGCGATCGGCGAGAAGATGGTGCCGAACCTGCCGCGCTGCCGGGGCCGTCACCCGCACCTGCGCTCCGCCCAGTTCACCGGCTGCGGCGAGGAGACCCGGACGATCGGTCTGGGCGCCACCAACAGCTGGTTCGGGATGCAGTTCAAGGCGTTCACCCTGCCGCAGGCCGACCTGGAGGTGGACCAGCGGGTCGCCGAGCTGTGGACGATGCTGGAGCGGGTGGCCCGTTTCCCGGAGGCCGACGCCAAGGGGTTGCTGCCCGACCTGCGCTGCTGGCCGGAGTTGGAGCAGTACGGGGTCGACGAGGTCTGGAAGGCGATCCGGCGGCGTGCCGAGAGGTCCGGCGACGACGACCAGGGGGACGACCTGGATTTGAGGACTCCCGAATGGAACGCCTTCACCCGCGCGCTGCCGGTCAGGCTGCCCGACTTCACAACCGAGAAGGAAAGGCCCCCGGCCGAGGGCAAACGGTGGCTGGAGGAGGTCGTGCTGGTCACCCGGTTACGTCAGGTGTCGGCCCTGTACGGCTTCACCCGGATCGACGCCCCCGAATGGGGAGAGGACGGGGACGACACCGGCTTCGCGCCGATCTCCGTCGCCCTGCCCACCTGGGTGCCGTGCGCGGAGACGCGGGGCGAGGGCATCTTCCTGCGTTTCCGGGAGGAGGAACTGGCCGCCTGGGAACAACGCTCCGACGTTCGCGGACGTCGCAGGCAGCTCCGTGAGGGGCATGACAGGTGGCGGGCACAGCGCCGGCTCGAACCAGGCCACTGGCCGGGCATCCGCTACCTGCTCCTGCACACCTTCGCGCACGCGCTCATCCGGGAGTTCGCCCTGGAGAGCGGCTACAGCGCCGCAGGAATCGGCGAACAGATCTACTCCGGGACCGGCACGCGGCCCATGGCCGGAGTCCTGCTGTACACCGCCGCCCCGGACAGTGAGGGCACGCTGGGCGGACTGGTGACCCTGGGCCGGCGAGACCGCCTCGGCACGCTCATCGAGCAGGCACTGGACGCCGCACGGCTGTGCAGCTCCGACCCGCTCTGCTCCGAACGCGATCCACGCGAACACGGTCACCTGTACGGCTCGGCGTGTCACGCCTGCCTGTTCGCGTCAGAGACCTCGTGCGAGCGGGGCAATCACTACCTGGACCGGGCGTTGCTCGTCGACACCGTCAGCGATCTGGGCATCGGATTCCTGGCCGCCCGGTGAGCGATCTGCCCGCCGTGATCGCCGC
This window contains:
- the drmA gene encoding DISARM system helicase DrmA; its protein translation is MSGETVLARPDEARIRDELERLVVRDLHGPFDDEEEEFAERPMDRYILGRLAPDGELIEPDLMDDAADTGGADVGEDEAEPSVLTTASLMPSALGCTVFVDGDVTELKVTGHWARYQRVEGLDSVRGDRVWCRVPDSGSVRLALREGRLDPERMSSDEHVVVRGRARRHDGGWLVSVFLVNTTPRPQRLEGAAWLFQARIGVTAVDGGPIFRARPDTSGGGDEIDRVEQRRLAMAYRFHPEFAVGHGVGVTARQAPDDPTRAVRIETRAVPTYEIPYTDVPDPDGDPESADLVLDMEVLRSLPVDALRRGLSPLVTGYRAWIARQERRLSDSGEGLVRYGRAPSEVLATARRAADRIEAGIDLLTGDENVRDENALRAFRFANEAMYLQRVHTLAAAVRRKTPDRTLDEALEEVRVPKNHRWRPFQLAFILLNLPALADPGHAERGADERDGDAVADLLWFPTGGGKTEAYLGLTAFTLAIRRLSPALGGYDPSAGVAVLMRYTLRLLTIQQFQRATALICACEHLRRGDETTWGTTPFRIGLWVGARVTPNRTDDAGDWLKQLRKAGRRGFVRATGSPHQLTGCPWCGEVLEAGVNIVVDPARRRTQVFCPNLYCEFSNLVDPEGIPIVLVDEEIYRLLPSLIIATVDKFAQLPWRGETQALFGGVGQRCERHGYVTEDTRSNDWELSSASARHPAKGALPSARIVDVSRLRPPDLIIQDELHLISGPLGSLAGLYETAVDRLATWELPGGRRVRPKVVASTATVRRAQQQIGALFDRRTEVFPPPGLDIGDNFFSRQRPVDPAEPGHRPGRRYVGICAHGVRNKSVLIRVYVAVLGAAQTLHDRYGRNRVTDPYMTLVGYFNSLRDLGAMRRMVEDDVSTRLSRAEDRGFSRRWDPVVKELTSRLSSSDIPVVLDHLEQAFTDDREERRRRPIDILLATNMIAVGVDVSRLGVMVVSNQPKSAAEYIQATSRVGRAAPGLVFTVYNWARPRDLSHYETFEHFHATIYRHVEALSVTPFADRAVDRGLTGVLVSLVRNLGFTYNGNLRAGQFDRAGELADHVVRFLKRRAREVTADNRVGVEVERHLDARLDQWHNERRVPGRRLAYNKRAPGTPGDAAGLLRRPEDGSWLPMTCPTSLRDVEPGVRLLLLPEDDNLAITQEPPFVAGGSAS
- a CDS encoding DUF1998 domain-containing protein gives rise to the protein MTESSLRVGELRPNQLLHTYGVGAVADMPNLSVMVCGLDEWDPAKTRVVPEERLLAAVRAKLRAPVEALRTPPYVPESADPFGEWTRVGVPVTLFPRWLRCTNPKCGLLAPVETGLFELLPHAFSPDRIRYVHGCRGNGGGRPTAVPARFVLACGNGHLDDFPWLFFAHQGVVPEFGGHTLTLEERSTTGDAASLWVRCSCGVQPRSMAQAIGEKMVPNLPRCRGRHPHLRSAQFTGCGEETRTIGLGATNSWFGMQFKAFTLPQADLEVDQRVAELWTMLERVARFPEADAKGLLPDLRCWPELEQYGVDEVWKAIRRRAERSGDDDQGDDLDLRTPEWNAFTRALPVRLPDFTTEKERPPAEGKRWLEEVVLVTRLRQVSALYGFTRIDAPEWGEDGDDTGFAPISVALPTWVPCAETRGEGIFLRFREEELAAWEQRSDVRGRRRQLREGHDRWRAQRRLEPGHWPGIRYLLLHTFAHALIREFALESGYSAAGIGEQIYSGTGTRPMAGVLLYTAAPDSEGTLGGLVTLGRRDRLGTLIEQALDAARLCSSDPLCSERDPREHGHLYGSACHACLFASETSCERGNHYLDRALLVDTVSDLGIGFLAAR